The genomic DNA TATATCTGTCATAATATTTACCTGTCTGTTAGTTTTTATATTCGATATTACTTTTTATAATAATTATATCATAGAGTTTTTACATCTTTAATATATTGGAGTAATCAAATGAATAAACGAATATCAAGAAGAAAGTTTGTTGCAGGTGTTTCTTTATCCCCTATTCTGGCAAATTCAGTCCTAAATCAAGATGATTCAATACCTCTGATTGAAGAACAAGGAGATTTATTAGAGGAACAAGATTATTTAAACACCGTTGAAGACCTCCCGAAAAATATGCCTATGGGTAAAATTAAACATCTTGAAGTTAGCCGATTAATTGCTGGTGGTAATCTAATTAGTGGAATATCTCATAGTAGAGATTTAATTTATGTTAGTGCGTTAATGAAAAACTACTTCACGGAACAAAAAATATTGCAAACATTACATTTATATGAGCAGGCAGGAATAAATACGGCTATATTGAGATTAGATGATAATACATTAAAAATTATCAGTCGCTATTGGAAAGAATATCATGGAAAGATACAATGGATTGCCCAGATAAAACCTAAAAAATCTAATCTTTTTGAGGATGCAGATATAGCAATTGATAACGGTGCAACTGGGGTATATATTCAAGGACAGATAGGAGATGATTTTGTAAAAAAAGGAGATACGAAGCTTTTGGGAAAAATAGTGGACCATATTCGAGATAAAGGTGTTGTAGGTGGGATTGGTGGTCATTCTATTGATGTTATTCTTGCATGTGAAAAAGAGGGTATTTATCCCGATTTTTATATGAAAACATTTCACTCTTTAGATTATTGGTCAGCCCAACCTGCTGAATATCACGATAACAAATGGGATATGAACCCAGATAAAACAAAGGATGTAATGAAAAATGTTAAAGTTCCATGGATAGCATTTAAAGTTCTTGCTGCAGGAGCTATCCCTCCTAAAAAAGGCTTTGATTTTGCATTTAAACATGGGGCTGATTTTATTTGTGTAGGAATGTTTGATTTTCAAGTCAAAGAAGATGCTACCATCGCTATACAAATGTATAACCGTAATAAAGACCGTTCCCGTAAATGGTTTGCTTAGTTATTATTTCAACCTTCAAGAATATTTTTACCCTGCAAATCTTGAGGGACATTTAAATTCAGATAGGATAAAATAGAAATGCCAATATCTTGAATATGGGGTGAATGGGTATTAATACCTTTGTTTGTTACCATCATTCCGGGGATTAATTTGTAATCGGTTGCTACATGGTCTCCACTCCATTTATCTAAATTATCTTCAAATATAGATTGAGGAGCAGAACCTTTGGCAGTTGCTTTAGTGGATTGGTACCCTTCATGATAGCCTAAGATTAAGTCCGGAGCATTTTCTACTTCATTTCCACTAAAATTTTCACAACTGTATACATTACTAATTACGGGGGCACTTGTTTGTGGGTCTTTTACACTTAATAATTTATTTCTTATTTCTTCTCTTAATGCTTTAACTTGTTCCTTTTTAACAATTCCATTTTTTTCTCGACCTTCCATATTTAGATATATAGAACCCAATCCTAAAGCATATGCTTTTGTTTTATTCCAATCATATCCTAAAAGAAAAGCCTGGTCATTGTAAGCAGTTTCTGGATTTGTCTGTCCTTCTACAACAAGGTATCCCTCCCGTATAAGCCATGTTCCCAGATTAAAACCTTTTCGATATGTATTAAATCCGTGGTCCGACATTACAATTAACCAATCTTCTTCCCGTATAGATTTTAGAGCATTACCAATAATTCTATCCATTATTCGATATGTTTCTTCAAGAGCCTCTCCATAGATTTTTGCTTTCTCGGCATTGTATTCAGGATGTTGATGGTCACGAAACCTCCAGAATAAATGGGCTACTCTATCAGTAGCCATCCACATAATCATTAATAATTTCCAATCGTCTTCTTTGTTTAGCTCGTCTAACATCAGTGTTTCATGCCATGCCATTGTTTTCCTTACATCGTCCATGAAAACATCTTCGGTCAAGACATCCTGACGCAAAGCATGTGTATCATAATTCCATCCGATGGTTTTATACAGTCCATACCTTTCTGCTAATTCTTGAGCATATTTAACGGGATGGGTAAAAGGTATATAAGGGTAACGCGGATGAAATTGTAAACAAGACATATAGATATTTACTTCTTCACTTATTTTTTTTACGAAGAATTTACTTATTGCCTTTACGGAATATTTTTCAGTTACAGGGAATTCCCATTCAATCCAATCAGACCAATTTCCTTGTTCTATCTGTAGGGTATTTTGGTTTGGTAAATTAATCGTTACCTTTTTTGATGGTTTATCTACTTTGAAACTAATATTTGCTTCTATAAATCCATTTTTGGGATTAATGGGATTACGAAGGGCAGGTAATTTTACCTCTGCAACGGAATCTTTAAAGTTTAGTTTAATTCTCATCCCACCAGAAATGCTTTGTTTTAATTCTTCATCTGTAAATCTATCTGAAAACACAAAAAATAAACTCTCTGTTCCTCTAATATCTGGCACACCTAAACCGCTTAACATTAAACTATTTTTTAATGTATCGGGGGGATACGAATAAGGCATATTTAGAATCTTACAACGAACTCCCTGTTCATCAGCAATTTTCCAAAAAGGAGTCCCTTTTCGATAGGTTTCAAAGTAAGGTTCTTTTTTGAGATTCCCTTGTTCATCAAATTCAGGAGCATGAACAGAACCTAATGCTAAACCCGGGAAATATGTTTTGGGGTCTCTACGAAGAAAATCATAAATGCCATGTTCTCCGGGATTCTTACATGTAGCGAAACTTGACCATGCAGTTGGAGATTGAGGAGGAATTGTAGATGTAAGGTTAAAAAAATCTCCCTGTTTCATTACTGTTTTAAGATTGGGTAATTGTTCTTTTTCTATCATACCCCTTACGATACGAGGTTCAACACCATCAAAACCAAGAAGAATAACTCTCCTTTTATTATTGTCGGCAAATAAACTCCTTGATTTTGTCATTAAACCTAAAGTAACTGCTGTTGAAAATATAAATTTTCTTCTACTTATTTTCATCAATCTATTTCATTTCCTTTTGTAAATCTTTTTTAACATTTCATACGCTTCATTTAATGCTTTCATGGTATCTTCATCACCACCGAGGTCAGGATGATGTATTTTTGCTTTTCTTCGATATGCTTTTTCTATTTCTTCCCAACTACTACTGGGAGAAATACCTAATAGACGATAGGATATTTCTATGTTTTGTGGATTTATATTGTTTTTTATATTTTTACTTTCACTATCTTTATAACCATCATAATCTCCACGAAATTCCTTAATTGTCCGTATAACAATAGGTAGTATCCCTGTAAAATTTAACAGGATGATAATTATAATAAACATCAAAAATTCTTGGAAACTCGGAAACATATAATAGAAACACCTTACTATATATAACGAAAATATCTGCTATATTACATCAAATTTACTCAAACCGAGTGCTTTTTTTATTTTATGTATAATCCCTAAGTAATCTGCGGAAATGTAAAGATAACCTATTCCCATACCCGCAAAATGTGTCAATACAGAGTATTGGGTTTCCCCTAAAGTATAAAATAAATTCATTAATATCACCAAAATAACGATTCCTCTCGCATTAATAGGAATAGGCAATGGGAACAGAATAAATTCTCGTTCGGGGTTAATATAAGCAAAGGCAATCAGAACTGCCATAATGCTGCCACTTGCACCTATAACAGGAGGTTGGAATCCTCGTATAATATAAGGGATAAAGTTTACCAATACAGAAATAACCCCACAAAATAAATAAAATGTGATAAATCTTTTTTTTGTAAAATATATTTCCACTTCAGGACCGAATACATAAAGCCATAACATATTAAAAAACAGATGCATTAAACTTGAATGGATAAACATATATGTAAAAGGCTGCCATAAAGCACCTTTCATAAACATTGGAACAGTAAAGCCTAACCAATAAAATATGTTGAAATAAGATAAAGATTGACTTATAAAGAAAGACTCATTAAATAGGGAGTTTGATATTGAGATCAATAACCCAATAATTAGTTGAATTACAAATACAGTAATATTGATTAATATAAGTGTTCGAACTCCAGATGTTATAGGAGGACGAAAATAACTTATATTTTCATAATAATAACTTTTTTGATAATAGGACATAATAAAATAATCAGTTTTTCTTATTCTCTGGTTTAATTTGTTGTGGATATAAGGGTGTTTTGTTCTTCTTACCTGAAAAGTTCTTAAAAGGAGATATTAAAGGATTCCTGTATTCTTTTTCAGGCGGATTATTCTTTGCTCTTTTTTGTTCTTCTATATCCTCTTTAATCTCTCCCGAATCAATCTGTGACAAAATATCTTTAACTACTGCACTATCCGGACGTATTTTTATAGCTTCTACAAGACATTCTTTCGCTTTTTTTAGTTCGTTTATGGCTAACCATGCTCTTCCTTCATTTACCCAAGTATAAAAAACTTCATCATCTGTTCGTGCATGTTTTCTGGCACTTTGCCATGCAATAGCAGATTTTTTCCCATCTATGGGTAAATCAAATTGTGCAGCTGCAAAAAAATTTAGTGCATAATCTTTCAACAATTCAAAATCATCTTGGCTTATCTTTGCTGCTTTTTCTGAATAATCCATTGCTTTTTTATAAATTTTTTCTTTACTCCAACCGGTTCTCTCTTGAATTTGATTTCTATAAATTATAAATATCTGTGCTGAATTATATAATATATTAGGTTCGCTCTCGCCATATTTTAATGCATTTTGCAAATGTTCCCAACCTCTATCATATTCACCTATATGAAAATAATGAAGGGCTAAATTATTATTTATACTTGCATCTTTTTCATTAAGTCTATATCCTTGTTCCCATAAACGAACAGAATTTATATAATCTTCTTTATAATCATATAAAAAAGAACCATAATCATCATATACCCTTATATTATTAGGGTATTTTGATAAACCTTCTTTATATATTTCTTCTACCGATAACATTATCTTTTCTATTACATCCTTTTCCTTTCGTTC from Candidatus Hydrogenedens sp. includes the following:
- a CDS encoding alkaline phosphatase family protein, encoding MKISRRKFIFSTAVTLGLMTKSRSLFADNNKRRVILLGFDGVEPRIVRGMIEKEQLPNLKTVMKQGDFFNLTSTIPPQSPTAWSSFATCKNPGEHGIYDFLRRDPKTYFPGLALGSVHAPEFDEQGNLKKEPYFETYRKGTPFWKIADEQGVRCKILNMPYSYPPDTLKNSLMLSGLGVPDIRGTESLFFVFSDRFTDEELKQSISGGMRIKLNFKDSVAEVKLPALRNPINPKNGFIEANISFKVDKPSKKVTINLPNQNTLQIEQGNWSDWIEWEFPVTEKYSVKAISKFFVKKISEEVNIYMSCLQFHPRYPYIPFTHPVKYAQELAERYGLYKTIGWNYDTHALRQDVLTEDVFMDDVRKTMAWHETLMLDELNKEDDWKLLMIMWMATDRVAHLFWRFRDHQHPEYNAEKAKIYGEALEETYRIMDRIIGNALKSIREEDWLIVMSDHGFNTYRKGFNLGTWLIREGYLVVEGQTNPETAYNDQAFLLGYDWNKTKAYALGLGSIYLNMEGREKNGIVKKEQVKALREEIRNKLLSVKDPQTSAPVISNVYSCENFSGNEVENAPDLILGYHEGYQSTKATAKGSAPQSIFEDNLDKWSGDHVATDYKLIPGMMVTNKGINTHSPHIQDIGISILSYLNLNVPQDLQGKNILEG
- a CDS encoding J domain-containing protein, coding for MFPSFQEFLMFIIIIILLNFTGILPIVIRTIKEFRGDYDGYKDSESKNIKNNINPQNIEISYRLLGISPSSSWEEIEKAYRRKAKIHHPDLGGDEDTMKALNEAYEMLKKIYKRK
- a CDS encoding rhomboid family intramembrane serine protease — translated: MFMKGALWQPFTYMFIHSSLMHLFFNMLWLYVFGPEVEIYFTKKRFITFYLFCGVISVLVNFIPYIIRGFQPPVIGASGSIMAVLIAFAYINPEREFILFPLPIPINARGIVILVILMNLFYTLGETQYSVLTHFAGMGIGYLYISADYLGIIHKIKKALGLSKFDVI